From the Euphorbia lathyris chromosome 6, ddEupLath1.1, whole genome shotgun sequence genome, one window contains:
- the LOC136233129 gene encoding copper transporter 1-like, which produces MDHGNHNDMRMPGMNMSNNTHHKMMMHMTFYWGKDALILFSGWPGTRSGMYVLALILVFIISFLVEFLSHSQIIKPGSSDFTAGVIQTLMHALRVGLAYMVMLAVMSFNGGVFLVAVAGHTLGFLLFGSRLFKKTSQTTKNSDLPPMSC; this is translated from the coding sequence ATGGATCATGGTAATCACAATGACATGCGGATGCCAGGCATGAACATGAGCAACAACACACATCATAAGATGATGATGCACATGACATTCTATTGGGGAAAAGATGCTCTAATTCTCTTCTCAGGATGGCCTGGAACTAGAAGTGGGATGTATGTTTTAgctttaattttagtttttattatctCCTTTCTTGTTGAGTTTCTTTCTCATTCTCAAATCATAAAACCTGGTTCCTCCGATTTCACTGCCGGTGTAATCCAGACTTTAATGCATGCTCTAAGGGTTGGATTAGCCTATATGGTTATGTTGGCCGTTATGTCTTTTAATGGTGGTGTTTTCTTGGTTGCTGTTGCTGGTCATACGCTTGGTTTCTTGCTTTTTGGCAGTCGCCTTTTCAAGAAAACCTCTCAGACCACCAAAAATTCTGATCTTCCTCCGATGAGTTGTTGA